One window of the Candidatus Dependentiae bacterium genome contains the following:
- the rplA gene encoding 50S ribosomal protein L1, with product MAKHGKKYSKAVQAVDKSTVLPVDQALNKIKQLAFAKFDESVDVDINLGIDASKGEQVVRGSVVLPHARGQKSRVLVFAKGDYAEQAEKAGADYVGAEDLIEKISGGWMDFDYAVATPDLMGLVGKVARALGPRGLLPNKKLGTVTFDVEQVVSDLKKGRVFFKNDKSGLVHFAFGKVSLDESQLKDNLSAFIRALVAAKPAASKGKYLKKMTLSSTMGVGVQVNPDELM from the coding sequence ATGGCAAAACATGGAAAAAAGTATAGCAAAGCGGTTCAAGCGGTAGATAAAAGCACCGTTTTGCCGGTTGATCAAGCATTAAATAAGATCAAGCAACTGGCATTTGCTAAGTTTGATGAATCAGTTGATGTAGATATCAATTTGGGCATTGATGCTTCCAAAGGTGAGCAAGTAGTACGTGGTTCTGTTGTATTGCCTCATGCACGTGGTCAAAAATCCCGTGTGTTGGTTTTTGCAAAAGGTGATTACGCAGAACAAGCTGAGAAAGCAGGCGCTGATTATGTTGGTGCAGAAGATCTTATTGAAAAAATTTCTGGTGGTTGGATGGACTTTGATTATGCAGTTGCAACACCAGATCTTATGGGGCTAGTTGGTAAAGTAGCGCGTGCGTTAGGGCCGCGAGGATTATTACCAAATAAAAAACTAGGCACCGTTACTTTTGATGTTGAACAGGTAGTATCTGATCTGAAAAAAGGTCGCGTATTTTTCAAAAATGACAAAAGTGGTCTTGTACATTTTGCATTTGGAAAAGTATCTTTGGATGAAAGCCAGTTAAAAGATAATTTATCTGCTTTTATCAGAGCATTGGTTGCAGCAAAGCCAGCAGCATCAAAAGGTAAATATCTCAAGAAAATGACTCTCTCATCAACGATGGGGGTAGGGGTCCAAGTTAATCCTGATGAGTTAATGTAG
- the rplJ gene encoding 50S ribosomal protein L10, whose product MALNRQQKDQVIQELRNDFASSNASFLVGYQGLTVDQMQTLRTELRKQGGRLQVAKARLMKRAAEGIDGAQDIAEHFKNQVGLVFAAGEVPAIAKVLHTFAKNNVALVLKVGYIDSQVLDERGILRIAQLPSREVLLAQVCRGIQAPSSNLVRVMHTSIVRLLWVLQEIQNKKQS is encoded by the coding sequence ATGGCATTAAATAGACAACAAAAAGATCAAGTTATACAAGAATTGCGTAATGACTTTGCTAGCAGCAATGCATCTTTTCTTGTAGGATATCAAGGATTGACTGTTGATCAAATGCAAACATTACGTACAGAGCTTCGCAAGCAAGGTGGGCGCTTACAAGTTGCTAAAGCGCGTCTCATGAAGCGTGCGGCTGAAGGTATTGATGGTGCGCAAGATATAGCTGAGCATTTCAAAAACCAAGTAGGTCTTGTGTTTGCAGCAGGAGAAGTACCAGCGATTGCAAAGGTTTTGCATACATTTGCAAAAAATAATGTGGCGTTAGTTTTGAAGGTTGGGTACATAGATTCTCAGGTGTTGGATGAGCGTGGTATATTACGCATTGCTCAATTGCCATCAAGAGAGGTGTTACTTGCTCAAGTATGTCGCGGGATTCAGGCCCCAAGCAGTAATCTTGTACGCGTAATGCATACATCTATTGTGCGACTCTTGTGGGTATTACAAGAGATTCAAAATAAAAAACAAAGTTAG
- the rplL gene encoding 50S ribosomal protein L7/L12, whose translation MASKIEKLVEEIGSLTMLESADLVKALEDKFGVSAAMPMVAGAPAVATEAAAPAAEKKEYKVTLKESGAEKIKTIKALREVVSGLSLSDAKKAVDETPSVIAEAAPKEDAEKIKKKLEEAGAKVELS comes from the coding sequence ATGGCATCCAAAATCGAAAAATTGGTTGAAGAAATTGGTAGTCTAACAATGTTAGAATCAGCTGATTTAGTTAAAGCGTTGGAAGACAAATTTGGTGTTTCTGCAGCAATGCCAATGGTAGCAGGTGCGCCAGCAGTTGCTACTGAAGCAGCAGCTCCAGCAGCAGAGAAAAAAGAGTATAAAGTTACTTTGAAAGAATCTGGTGCTGAAAAAATTAAAACTATCAAAGCATTACGTGAAGTAGTATCAGGTTTAAGTTTGTCAGATGCTAAAAAAGCTGTTGACGAAACTCCTTCAGTTATTGCAGAAGCTGCTCCTAAAGAAGATGCAGAAAAAATTAAGAAGAAGTTGGAAGAAGCCGGTGCAAAAGTGGAGCTTTCATAA
- the rpoB gene encoding DNA-directed RNA polymerase subunit beta, translating to MSNFRTGKGAVRRSFGRVQDIVPVPNLIEIQSTSFNDFVQLDYLPEERQLIGLERVLRDVFPIEHEDKLSLEYVSYELGNWACTCGKLTGIENRYTWSCSACKKTGCSRLPNDFSCPSCTKQSARYKTCSNCLARVVVQLPMTLAECRSSGQTFGMPLKVRMQLTSWDVDDKGNKLVRDIKEQDIFFTDIPVMADLYEEGGRFKLGNLGTFLINGVDRVIVSQLHRSPGVVFSQSKKGKDFRGRPFYLARIIPMRGSWIDFEFDSNDHLYVRIDKKKKLLATTFLQALGIERDAIIPMFYASDTIVYEKGAFYCVVDASLLGQRLERGMLPEEHEKAFVGKRVTKEVLSRLQKAGIDKLVLKRTGLLNRVFSKDVIDPETGEVIIEQGTVCSEDYLDLIEKHKKFEFSLIQSSGYVFQPTIAMTLTQDRSFTLEDALKDLHAKVWPGDSSSLKEIKERFENLFFNSRFYDLTKVGRIRMNRKLGLNGPEDRAVLTQEDIVATMRYLVNLRERGEGELDDIDHLGNRRVRLVGELLNNQMYLGFMRIERIVRERFRMQEAHGALMPQDFLNVKPLSAVVREFFGMGQLSQFMDQTNPLAEIAHKRRLSALGPGGVMKDRATYEIRDVHNSHYGRICPIETPEGQTVGLISSLATYAMVNDLGFIETAYSPVKDGKIQDDVVFMDAFQETEHYIAQADALKPGSKKLEGDKVLARHGGNFINVETDKIDYIDLSPKQLVSVSAALIPFLEHDDAVRALMGANMQRQAVPLIQTSAPIVGTGMEKSIAKASGAVITAKRTGTVEYVSSEKIIVRAPEHEFAHIDEWISQGVDTYYLDKFQRSSYSTWIHHTPIVRVGDRVERGDVLTNGSAIFNGELALGANLIVAFMPWNGYNFEDAIVLNKRLVSEDVLTSVHIDEYVVDARDTKLGPEEITRDIPNVSESALIGLDEDGIVRVGTRVKPGDILVGKVTLKGDVQFSPEEKLLRAIFGEKSREVRDTSLRVPPGVEGTVADVKIFSRSGVRKDKRYKEEINKQIEKVETNFAQHITSLGRMIAEKVREELHGQEPASTTIKGLLFKQKFDKDSLQNESIVELFKLKAKDKSANDIIKKLKDGYENQVRILTNLKDEHINKLKKGDTLPSGVIKVVKVYIAMKRPISAGDKLAGRHGNKGVVSNIVPREDMPLLEDGQAVDIVLNPLGVPSRMNVGQILETTLGLVGKKLGMQLQDIIENKGYDFVKKELIKFYGNDVIDSYEKLYGKDGVLQLARHTAKNGVFFKTPVFDGARFEEDIKPLMKEVGIPMSGSFNLRDGRTGEYFNQPVTVGYMYIMKLNHMVDDKLHARSVGPYSLVTQQPLGGKAQQGGQRLGEMEVWALEAYGAAYALQEMLTYKSDDVTGRHKAYQAIVRGENVPEPGVPESFNVLIKELQSLGLQVDLLKLGKETVSE from the coding sequence ATGTCTAACTTTCGTACGGGTAAAGGCGCGGTGCGTAGATCGTTTGGTCGGGTACAAGATATAGTTCCGGTACCTAACCTAATTGAAATTCAATCTACGTCGTTTAATGATTTTGTACAATTGGATTACTTACCAGAAGAACGACAATTGATTGGTTTAGAACGTGTACTACGCGATGTGTTTCCGATTGAGCATGAAGATAAATTATCACTAGAATATGTTAGCTATGAGCTAGGCAATTGGGCTTGTACCTGTGGAAAATTAACTGGCATTGAGAACCGCTACACATGGAGTTGTTCTGCGTGCAAAAAAACTGGCTGCTCTCGTTTACCAAATGATTTTAGCTGTCCATCGTGTACTAAGCAAAGTGCACGCTACAAAACGTGTTCAAATTGCTTGGCTCGTGTAGTAGTGCAATTGCCAATGACTCTTGCTGAGTGTCGTTCAAGTGGTCAAACATTTGGCATGCCACTTAAAGTTAGAATGCAACTTACAAGTTGGGATGTTGATGATAAAGGAAATAAGTTAGTTCGCGATATTAAAGAACAAGACATTTTCTTTACTGATATTCCTGTTATGGCTGATCTTTATGAAGAAGGTGGTCGATTTAAACTTGGTAATCTTGGTACATTCTTAATTAACGGTGTTGACCGTGTTATTGTGAGTCAGTTGCATCGTTCACCTGGCGTTGTATTTTCACAAAGTAAAAAAGGTAAAGATTTTCGTGGACGCCCATTCTATTTAGCACGTATTATTCCAATGCGTGGTTCATGGATTGATTTTGAATTTGATAGTAATGATCACTTATATGTTCGTATAGATAAAAAGAAAAAATTATTAGCTACAACGTTCTTGCAAGCGCTTGGAATTGAGCGAGATGCAATTATTCCAATGTTTTATGCATCAGATACCATTGTGTATGAAAAAGGTGCATTTTACTGTGTTGTTGACGCAAGTTTGCTTGGGCAACGTCTTGAACGTGGTATGCTTCCAGAAGAACATGAGAAGGCATTTGTAGGTAAACGGGTAACTAAAGAAGTTTTATCTCGTCTACAAAAAGCAGGGATTGACAAATTAGTGCTTAAACGTACTGGCTTGTTGAACAGAGTTTTCTCAAAAGATGTAATTGATCCAGAAACTGGAGAAGTTATTATTGAGCAAGGTACGGTGTGCTCTGAAGATTACTTAGATTTGATTGAAAAACATAAAAAATTTGAATTCAGTTTAATTCAATCATCTGGTTATGTATTCCAGCCAACTATAGCGATGACATTAACGCAAGATCGTTCTTTTACACTAGAAGATGCGCTTAAAGATTTACACGCAAAAGTGTGGCCTGGTGATAGTTCTTCATTAAAAGAAATAAAAGAGCGATTTGAAAATCTATTCTTTAATAGTAGGTTTTACGACTTGACTAAAGTTGGTCGTATTCGCATGAATCGTAAACTTGGTCTTAATGGACCAGAAGATCGTGCTGTTCTTACGCAAGAAGACATAGTTGCTACTATGCGTTATTTGGTGAATTTACGTGAACGTGGTGAAGGCGAATTGGATGATATTGACCATTTGGGCAACCGACGTGTTCGTTTGGTTGGAGAATTATTAAATAACCAAATGTATCTTGGTTTTATGCGTATTGAGCGTATTGTTCGTGAACGATTTAGAATGCAAGAAGCTCATGGGGCATTGATGCCACAAGATTTCTTGAATGTAAAACCATTAAGTGCGGTAGTTCGTGAATTCTTTGGCATGGGACAATTATCACAATTCATGGATCAAACCAACCCATTAGCTGAAATTGCACATAAACGTAGATTGTCTGCTCTTGGGCCTGGCGGCGTTATGAAAGATCGTGCTACGTATGAAATTCGTGACGTACATAACTCTCACTATGGTCGTATTTGTCCAATTGAAACTCCTGAGGGTCAAACAGTTGGTCTTATTTCATCATTAGCAACATATGCTATGGTTAATGATTTAGGATTTATAGAAACTGCATATTCTCCAGTAAAAGATGGCAAAATACAGGATGATGTTGTGTTTATGGATGCTTTCCAAGAAACAGAACATTATATTGCACAGGCAGATGCGCTTAAACCAGGTTCTAAAAAATTAGAAGGCGATAAAGTTCTTGCGCGACATGGCGGTAACTTTATAAACGTGGAAACTGACAAAATAGATTATATTGATTTGTCACCAAAACAACTCGTATCGGTATCCGCAGCATTAATTCCATTCTTGGAACATGATGACGCAGTTCGTGCATTAATGGGTGCAAATATGCAACGACAAGCAGTGCCATTAATACAAACGAGTGCACCGATTGTTGGTACTGGTATGGAAAAATCTATTGCCAAAGCATCTGGTGCAGTTATTACGGCAAAACGAACTGGTACTGTAGAGTATGTATCATCAGAAAAAATTATTGTGCGTGCACCTGAACATGAATTTGCACATATAGATGAGTGGATATCTCAAGGTGTTGATACGTATTATTTAGATAAGTTTCAACGCTCAAGTTATAGTACCTGGATTCATCATACGCCAATTGTACGTGTTGGTGATCGTGTAGAAAGAGGTGATGTTCTTACTAATGGTTCAGCAATTTTTAATGGCGAGCTTGCACTAGGAGCAAACTTAATTGTTGCCTTTATGCCATGGAATGGATATAACTTCGAGGACGCAATTGTTTTAAATAAGCGCCTTGTTTCAGAGGATGTATTAACATCTGTACATATTGATGAATATGTTGTAGATGCGCGAGATACTAAGCTTGGTCCAGAAGAAATTACACGTGATATTCCAAATGTCAGTGAATCTGCATTAATTGGTTTGGATGAAGATGGTATTGTACGCGTTGGAACACGTGTTAAACCTGGGGATATTCTTGTAGGTAAAGTTACCCTAAAAGGTGATGTACAGTTTTCACCAGAAGAAAAATTATTACGTGCAATATTTGGTGAAAAATCACGAGAAGTACGAGACACATCATTACGCGTACCGCCTGGAGTCGAAGGTACTGTTGCTGACGTGAAAATATTCTCACGTAGCGGGGTACGTAAAGATAAGCGTTATAAAGAAGAAATTAATAAGCAAATTGAAAAGGTTGAAACGAATTTTGCACAGCATATTACTTCACTTGGTCGTATGATTGCAGAAAAAGTACGCGAAGAATTGCATGGGCAAGAACCGGCTTCAACAACTATCAAAGGTTTATTATTCAAACAAAAATTTGATAAAGATAGTTTACAGAATGAATCAATAGTTGAATTGTTCAAACTAAAAGCAAAAGACAAATCAGCTAATGATATTATCAAAAAACTTAAAGATGGATATGAAAATCAGGTTCGTATTTTAACGAATTTAAAAGATGAGCATATCAATAAATTGAAGAAGGGCGATACATTACCATCGGGTGTGATTAAGGTTGTTAAAGTGTATATTGCAATGAAGCGACCAATTTCAGCTGGTGATAAACTTGCAGGCCGTCATGGTAACAAAGGTGTGGTTTCAAATATTGTACCGCGAGAAGATATGCCATTATTAGAAGATGGCCAAGCGGTTGATATAGTGCTGAACCCATTAGGTGTACCATCTCGTATGAACGTTGGTCAAATTTTAGAGACAACGCTTGGGCTTGTAGGTAAAAAACTTGGTATGCAGCTACAAGATATAATTGAAAATAAAGGTTATGATTTTGTTAAAAAAGAGCTCATCAAGTTTTATGGTAATGATGTCATTGATTCATATGAAAAATTATATGGCAAAGATGGTGTGCTTCAATTAGCTCGTCATACTGCAAAAAATGGTGTGTTCTTTAAAACACCAGTATTTGATGGTGCACGATTTGAAGAAGACATTAAGCCATTAATGAAAGAAGTTGGTATTCCAATGAGTGGATCATTTAACTTACGTGATGGTCGTACTGGTGAGTATTTTAATCAGCCAGTTACCGTTGGTTATATGTATATCATGAAATTAAATCATATGGTTGATGACAAATTGCATGCGCGTTCTGTTGGGCCATACTCATTGGTAACACAACAACCACTTGGTGGTAAAGCTCAACAAGGTGGACAACGTCTTGGTGAGATGGAGGTGTGGGCATTAGAAGCATACGGTGCGGCATATGCGCTCCAAGAAATGTTGACATACAAGTCAGATGATGTAACGGGGCGTCATAAAGCATATCAGGCGATTGTGCGTGGAGAAAACGTACCAGAGCCGGGTGTACCAGAATCATTTAATGTGTTGATTAAAGAATTGCAAAGCTTAGGCTTGCAAGTTGATCTCTTGAAGCTTGGCAAGGAGACTGTCAGTGAGTAA